The Brassica oleracea var. oleracea cultivar TO1000 chromosome C6, BOL, whole genome shotgun sequence genome includes a region encoding these proteins:
- the LOC106299505 gene encoding AP2/ERF and B3 domain-containing transcription factor At1g50680-like → MNTEDAKTETPTVSSGCFLPLKKRVKLLSNPPNSALEVVVSGNAKYKGVVQQPTGHWGAQIYADHKRIWLGTFRSAAEAAAAYDSASIKIRSYDANMHRNFPWSEYTVHEPAFQNEHTTEDVLSMIKDGTYQRKYREFFKKVQSKIVGGYNMVGSKEDQESKNCFSCTELFRKELTPSDVGKLNRLVIPKKYAVRYLPLLRDDRKERGEGEIGEDVEVVFYDRAMRQWKFRYCYWKSSQSFVFTRGWNGFVKEKSLKEKDVIVFYTCDVPTLEGQSKKFLMIDVQCSSDEGSAVCDEEVNETVHNSSEGGVKTEETKSVENKGGFMLFGVRIQ, encoded by the coding sequence ATGAACACGGAAGACGCAAAGACGGAGACTCCAACAGTCTCGAGCGGCTGTTTCTTGCCTCTCAAGAAACGCGTGAAACTTCTTAGCAACCCACCAAACAGTGCCCTAGAGGTTGTGGTTTCAGGCAATGCGAAGTATAAGGGAGTGGTTCAACAACCAACCGGTCACTGGGGCGCTCAGATATACGCAGACCACAAAAGGATCTGGCTCGGCACTTTCAGATCCGCTGCTGAAGCCGCCGCGGCTTACGATAGCGCATCCATCAAGATCCGAAGCTACGACGCTAACATGCACCGGAACTTCCCTTGGAGTGAGTACACCGTCCACGAACCGGCCTTTCAAAACGAACACACGACCGAAGATGTGTTGAGCATGATCAAAGACGGGACTTACCAACGCAAATATAGAGAGTTTTTCAAGAAAGTCCAATCCAAGATTGTCGGGGGATACAACATGGTTGGATCGAAAGAAGATCAAGAATCAAAGAATTGCTTCTCGTGCACGGAGCTGTTTAGGAAGGAACTGACGCCAAGCGATGTTGGGAAGCTCAACAGGCTTGTGATACCTAAGAAGTATGCGGTGAGGTATTTGCCTTTGTTAAGAGATGATCGAAAGGAGAGAGGAGAGGGTGAAATAGGAGAAGATGTTGAGGTTGTGTTCTATGACAGGGCGATGAGACAGTGGAAGTTTAGGTACTGTTATTGGAAAAGTAGCCAGAGCTTTGTCTTCACTAGAGGATGGAATGGTTTCGTCAAGGAGAAGAGCCTCAAGGAGAAAGATGTGATCGTCTTTTACACTTGTGATGTTCCGACGTTAGAAGGTCAGAGCAAAAAGTTCTTGATGATCGATGTTCAGTGCTCTTCAGATGAAGGTTCTGCTGTATGTGATGAGGAAGTAAACGAGACTGTCCATAACAGTTCTGAGGGAGGAGTAAAAACAGAAGAAACCAAATCAGTGGAGAACAAGGGAGGGTTTATGCTGTTTGGTGTTAGGATTCAATAG
- the LOC106299650 gene encoding AP2/ERF and B3 domain-containing transcription factor At1g51120-like, translating to MFLLSSVIPMDIAKSKASNTSDSYLPPKKRMRLSEPPTETTLVSAAIKKGSFSDNIKYKGVVQQPNSRWGAQIYVDHKRIWLGTFSSAAEAAMAFDSASIKLRSFDTISERNFPWSDLTVQEPVFQNGYTREAVLNMIKDGSYQREFIDFLKNRSQVVVGLKQNRRDEEPSKCFSSRQLFQKELTASDVGKLNRLVIPKKYAVKYLPFISEREEGEIVEDVEVVFYDREMRRWTFTYCYWTSSKSFVFTRGWIGFVREKSLKEKDVITLYTCDVPTLEGQSKKFSMIDIHRFSDNDSVATDEEVNKTVHDISDDVMKPEKFFNSKFGEEENRGGFMLFGVRIQ from the coding sequence ATGTTTCTGTTATCCTCGGTTATTCCAATGGACATTGCAAAGTCGAAGGCTTCAAACACAAGCGACTCTTACTTACCTCCCAAGAAACGGATGAGACTCAGCGAACCACCCACCGAAACTACACTAGTTTCCGCTGCTATAAAGAAGGGTTCGTTTTCAGACAACATAAAATATAAAGGAGTGGTTCAGCAACCGAACAGTCGTTGGGGAGCTCAGATTTACGTAGACCACAAACGGATATGGCTCGGTACTTTCAGTTCGGCTGCGGAAGCCGCCATGGCTTTCGATAGCGCTAGCATCAAGCTTCGAAGCTTTGACACTATCTCGGAAAGAAACTTCCCATGGTCTGATTTAACGGTCCAAGAACCGGTGTTTCAAAATGGCTACACAAGAGAAGCTGTCTTGAACATGATCAAAGACGGTTCTTACCAACGCGAGTTCATTGATTTTCTCAAAAACCGGTCTCAGGTTGTCGTGGGATTAAAACAGAACCGAAGAGATGAAGAACCCAGCAAGTGCTTCTCATCCAGGCAACTTTTTCAGAAGGAACTGACAGCGAGCGATGTAGGGAAACTAAACAGGCTTGTGATACCGAAGAAGTATGCGGTGAAGTATTTACCTTTCATAAGCGAAAGAGAAGAGGGTGAAATAGTAGAAGATGTCGAGGTGGTGTTTTATGACAGAGAGATGAGACGATGGACGTTTACGTATTGTTACTGGACAAGTAGCAAGAGCTTTGTCTTCACCAGAGGATGGATCGGTTTCGTCAGGGAGAAGAGCCTCAAGGAGAAAGATGTGATCACGCTTTACACATGTGATGTTCCGACATTAGAAGGTCAAAGCAAAAAGTTCTCGATGATCGATATCCATCGCTTTTCAGACAACGACTCCGTGGCAACTGATGAGGAAGTAAACAAGACAGTTCATGATATTTCTGATGATGTAATGAAACCAGAGAAGTTCTTTAACTCGAAGTTTGGAGAAGAAGAGAACAGAGGAGGGTTTATGTTGTTTGGTGTAAGGATCCAATAG